The genomic interval TCGATAAAAAGCTTGCTCATCATTTGACGCTTTGTTTACTTGAGCATCGTTACTATTTCAGCAATTCCCGCTTTGCAGGGAATAGACAGATAAGGCTAAGATTTTTGGGTTTGCAGGGAAAGCTTTCGTAAACTTTTTCATCAAAAATCGCTTGTACCTGTGCAGGGATATAGTCTTTTTGACTATATGCCAGCCAAAAACGAGTTACACGCACGGGTAGATTTATCAGCAGATGGACTTTATCAAGCAATTCGGGAGGAATTTTCTAAAATTCCAGACCACAGGGTCAATCCTTCGATTTCTCTAACAGATGCTTTAATGTCAGCCTTTGCTATCTTTTCTCAAAAGAACGCATCACTTCTTGAGTTTGAAAGAGAAAAAGTGAAGAATAAAAATCTTCAAAGTATATACAAGATTCAAGAGATACCCTCTGACACTCAAATGAGAGAAATTGTTGATGAAGTTTCAACAGGAGCTTTCAGGAAAATATATAAAAACCTTTTTTCAAAACTTCAGCGTGGCAAGGTTCTCGAATCTTATCGTGTCCTTGATGATTATTATATTCTTTCCGGGGACGGAACCGGATTCTTCTCTTCAGGAAAAATTCATTGTAAATCCTGTCTTGTAAAGAATAAGAAAAGTGAAACTCTCTACCAGCATATGATGTATGGTGCCTGTATTGTGCATCCGGATAAGAAAGAAGTTATCCCTCTTATGTTTGAACCTATTACAAACGAAGATGGGAAAACAAAAAATGACTGTGAGTTAAACGCCTCTAAACGATTTATTGAAGATTTTAGAAGAGAGCATCCTCATTTAAAAACAATATTTGTAGAGGATTCTCTGTTTTCAAATGCTCCCCACATTGAATTATTGAAAGAAAAGAATCTATCCTTTATCATAGGTGTAAAAGAAAAAAATCACAAACACCTTTACAATCAATTTGATAAGCTACAGGAATTGAAAAAGACAGAGCAACTCTGTATAGAGAAAGATGGAGTTTCTCATTACTTTTCTTTTACAAACCAAATCTTTTTAAATGAGACTTCAGAACTCAAAGTCAATATCCTTGAGTATAAGCAGGTGGATAAAAAAGAGCATATGATTGTTTTTAGCTGGGTTACAGATATTGAAATTACAAAAGAAAATGCTTATGAATTGATGCGAATCGCGAGAGCACGATGGAAGATAGAAAATGAAACCTTCAATACTCTGAAAAATCAGGGTTATCACTTTGAACACAATTATGGACATGGCAGTAAGAATTTGTCTAATAACTTTGCAACTCTTATGATACTTGCTTTTCTTGTAGATCAGATCCAACAATCAAGCTGTGCATTATTTCGAAAAGCACTTGGAACTTTTCATGCAAAAAGATTGTTCTGGCAAAAGATAAGAAACTTGTTTGAAATATTTGAATTTTCATCTATGGAGCAACTATTCCAGGCTATTGCTTATGGATTTAAAGCAAATATTTCTATAGGACAAAATTCATCATAGTGCAATTTTAAAAAACAGTGAAAGATTTTCTGAAGGAGCTTTTAGTCATTTTTTCTTGTACTAATCTTACTATGATTTTATACCAATTTTTATTCAAGCTAAGTATTTTAGATTCTTTTCCACGAAGAAAACCCGTAAGTTATGGGTTAAAAAACAGGCTTTAAGAAGCCTTGTACTCTAAAGCGGGAATTGCTGTTACTATTTTAAGCGAAAAACATAAATAAACGCAAAAGTAGTAATTTAAAAACTTTAATTCGAAAATAAGGAGGCTATATGATACAATATGGCTTATATCCAGCTCCCAATGGAAACACTTTGAGCAATACCTACCATGCTCGTGCGATAACTCCACCCAGCAAAGGCATGGACGAAGTAGTAAATCGGATGCTCGAAGGCGGCTCAACGGTCACCAAAAGTGACATCTACGCGGTTCTCAATGACCTCAAACGCTCCATTCAAAATATAATTCTGGATGGCGGAAGGGTGAATATCGAAGGCTTCTGTCAGTTCTACCCCGTTTTTCAGGGTGTCTTTGAAGACCAGCACGATAGTTTTGACCCGGCAAGGCATAGAGTTGAAGTCGGGGCTACTCCCTCTCAGGAATTTAAAGAAGTAGTGAGTCGAGCAAAAGTCGGAAAGACGAAAAAGGTAAAGAATATACCGGAATTAGAGACCTTTATAGATGTCAAAACAGGGGAAAAGAATAGTAAGATTTACCCGGCAACGATTGGAGTTCTAAAAGGAAAAAATCTGAAAATGGATCTCGAAAAGGAAGATGAAGGACTCTTTTTGCAAAATATGGCGGATCAGAGTTTCATCAAACTCGATACCCTTTCAAAAAACACTTCTACCGAGTTGAACTTTCTCTGTCCTTTTGGAATTTCGGAAAATATGCCCTATCGCTTTGAATTACGAAATCGGAATTATTCAACGAATCCCCTCAGAACTACCCGCATGTCCATAGAATTGACAGGCGCAGCCTGAGATTTTACCTGCTCCCTTACAGGATTACTGCTTTAAGGGAGCAGCAAACGAAATCGAGCCTGCTGCTGTCAAGCTTTTACTCCTTTCCTTGTCGCAGAATGATCATCTGCAAGAATTATCTTATACATCTTAACCTCAAGCTAAATATTGACAGAGCAATGAAAGAAAACCGCTGTTACCTTGTAAGACAATTTTATAGATTTACTTTTTTTCCTGAAAGCTAGGGAAATCACTAGCTTTTCAAATATAAATAGGTTTTCAAAAAAGTAGGCCTTCTAAATTCAGCCCATTCGTAAAATAAATGAATTTTTCTTCTACAAATAGAGTTACTTTTGTCTCACAGACTGTGTGGAAAGTAATTTAAGCAATAAATTCTATTTAATATAATGCAGTTATAGACCAAATGAAATAAATTGATAAGTGAAAAAAGCCCTTTTCACACAGCCTGTGAGCGTGCTTCGATACTAAATTTATTGCATACACAATAAATTTCACTCAGCAACCGAGCTGGACAGTAACCGGATGAGAAGGACAAAAATAGCTTGCAAGGAACTACATAAAGATATAGTTTTGTACTTCGGAGTTTGGATAGTCATGGAAAATACGAATAAAATCATCAGCCTTCAAAAACTGGCACAAATCTTTACAAAGGTTTACCGTGGCCTTAATCCTGAACAGCTATTAAAACTCGAAGAAGAACTTTTAAAGCTATATCCTTCCGAAGAAAGTGAAGTTTTAGTATCAGCAGATTATAGCGAAGAAAAGAATTCGGTAGGACTCAGTATCTATGTGTCCAAGCCTTTTCCACAGGAAAACATTCAAAAACTCGAATGGGACAGGCTCATGTTAGAATACCTGCTTCGAGCTGATGTCCGCAGGCTTCCGGTGGTATATGAATGTCTGGAAAGGATGGAGAGAAAAGCCTCTGAGAAATACGAACTCGATTTCATTCCGGTGTTTTATAATGACGAGTTGGGCGATTATTATATTCACATTAGAATTTTTAAACTGGGATAAGTGTATGAGAGAAGCAAAGAAAGGCCAGTGTACAAAATGCGGCTTGTATTTTTATGTGCATGAACATCATATCCTGCCCAGGAGTATTTTTGGTAATCAGGGGAATACAGTCGAGCTATGTCCGAACTGTCATACTCATTTTCATGAATATAGCAAGAAACACACTCTGGATCCGAAAGATGAACAGGAAGCTTTAAAAATTTGGACAACATGGCTAAAGAAAATTCCCTTGATTGTATCTTTGCTGCTTGTGGGGCTATTTCTCTGGAGTAGGTAAGCCTATCATCGCTACGGTTGGTGAGCTGTACCGAACCACACCACCCGCATCACCTTAAGAGGTCGTAAGACTTTTACGTTTAGTTCATACAGCCACAATCCGCCGGATTCCGTCCGCAGGAAGGAAAGTTACTCTCGGAACTTTTTACATTCGTAGCAAAACTTGAAACAAGTTTTTTTAACTCACCTTTCTCCGAACAATCACTTACTTCATCGCAGGTTTTATGAACTTCCGAATTATGTTGTAGTACTTCAAATTCTTTTCCGCAGGAGCTGCAGGAGTATTGATAAATTGGCATTGTTTTCTCTCCCTGATTATTAGGAAAAAAATGAAACTAAAAGATCCTGTCAATAGATTATTTTAAACTTATGAGCAGGAAAAACTACCGGCTTTTTGAAGAGATATACAGAAAATACTTGAAAAATTTAGATTCATTGAAAAATTGGATTTTGTCTTTTATTTTAAGGGCCTATAGCTCAGTTGGTTAGAGCAACAGACTCATAATCTGTGGGTCGTAGGTTCAAGTCCTACTGGGCCCATTAAAATATCGGACCGAGAAGTTTCACATCCTTTTCCTTCACATTAATGAGCACTCTATAGTTTTCCCCTCTGTAATACCGAAATAGGTCATGTATGGTAATCACGGTTCGATACCGTAAAACCACGGGAAACTCCATTTCCGCTACGATTCTTTGCAGGAGATATTTCTGTTCTCCTTTTAATTTTCGAACAGCTCTCAAATCGAATTGGTAGAGCTGGTCTACATCCGGTTGCTTGCTTTTTTTCCACATGTAAAGGCCACCCCGCATTTCTTTCAAGTTTTTGCCCTGAGGAGGAGCTTCTAAAACATAGGAATCGGAATCAAAGAAGAATTCAAATGGAATATAGCGTCCATAGATGTGCTTTTCCATGCTTTTATAGGAACTTACCCGATAGGAACGCAGAATAAGTAAGAATAAGAGAAAGCCAAAGAAAACGATGGAAGCGAGTTTTTTCTTCCGAATAAAATAAATTCCAAAGCAGGAAAGAAAAATGAGCGGATTCTGTGTCTTGAGGAGGGAAAAGGAATTCATTTCCCCCCAGGGAAAGTGAAAGGTTTCGAGGCCAAAAAAACTAAAAAAAAGAAAAATGGAAGCAAAAGGCAGGATACTTAAAGGTATCATTTTTTTAACTCTCATATAGAGAGTTAGGTTAAAAAGAAAACTAAAGAAAAGAAGTCCGAGAAGTGAAGTGCTGAAAATGAATTCTCGAAAAGCTTCTATTTTCCCGGCAGCTCTCTGTGTGTAAGAAAACAGGTAAAAGAGGAGGGAGAAAATAAAGCTTATCCCGAAATCCTGTATCCTGTTCCGAATGGATTCATTTCTTTCGGGAAAAAAACTCCAGAGGAGAGCTGTGAAGGAAGCAAGGTTTAGAGTAAAATAAATCGATTCGCTGAGCATACTTTAAAACACTTTTTACCAAAATAATTTTATAGACCTGATAAACCATAATATTTTAGTTTTAAAAAAACTCCCTTTGTGACAAGATACATATTATGGATCTGATTGAAGTAAAAATTTCTGATATAACCCTTACCAATGTGGGCTTCGCTGTCTTTTTAAAGCCTAGGGAAGCAACAGATTCCAGAGTGGTTCCAATATTTATAGGCCCCCTAGAAACCCACGCCATTACCAGTGTCCTGGATGGAATTACCCCTCCAAGGCCAATGACTCACGACCTTATGATGTTGATACTGCCCAATTTAGGCGGTCAGATTATTAAAGTAACAATTGATGACATTGTAGATAATACCTTCTATGCTAAACTTTCTCTTCGTCGGGATGAAGAAATTTTCATGATCGATGCCAGACCTTCTGATTCTATAGCTCTCGCTTTGCGTGCCGGTGCTCCTATTTATATTACCAGGAAAATTTTGGAAGAAGCCGGGGTTATGATGAACGAGGAAGACATAAGCTCCGAAAGTGAATTTCAAGAGGAAGAACCGGTATCTCAGCCCAGAACCCAATTACAGGTTTTAGAAGATGAGTTACAAAAGGCTGTTCAAAAGGAAGACTATGAAATAGCCGCCCGTCTTCGAGATCAGATTAAAAAAATTGTAGAAAGCTCTTAATAATCGTATATACAAAATAGGTAAGAATCAAATCATGGAAAAAAAGTTCTCTGGAGTTTTTTCGTGGACGATAAGTTTTTCATAGATATTGTCAATACCGGCATCGCAATTTTTCGTATCGGAGAAAAAAAGTTTCAGCAAAATATTCAGAAAATTTTAGAAGATACCAATAGCCTGGTAAAAGTAGGAGAAGAGGAACAATCCGGTCAGGCTATTCAGATTCGAGAGATAACCCAAAAAGCCTTTCGTGATATGCGAAAGCTGGCAGAAAGAACGAATGATAATTATCGTCATTTTTTGTATCGTTCTGTCACTGCGATTCATGAAGTAAACCTCGGTATCGAAAAAGTTCTCTCCGAGCAGCTTCAATACCTTCAAGAAAACCAGGCCCATAAAGTTTAAACAGACGGCTTCCCTTGGAAAATAAAAAGACCAGCAGGCTGATTTTATTTCTAACCGTATTTATCGATATGATGGGCTTTTCCATCATATTTCCTCTCTTTCCGAGACTCTTAGAACATTATCTGGCAAAAGGAAAGGACTCCTTCCTCGAAAGTATTCTCAATCTTGCAAGGTTTTTAGGAGGGGATGAGAGTAATGCCTATCTCATTATTTTATTCGGAGGAATACTCGGAAGCATTTATTCTATCCTGCAATTTTTCTTTTCTCCTATCTGGGGGAAAGTTTCGGATAATATAGGTAGAAAACCGGTCCTCATAGCCACTTCTCTCGGAAATTTCCTCGGTTATATACTCTGGTTATATTCGGGTTCTTTCACGATCTTTGTTTTATCCAGGGTAATTACAGGAATAATGGGGGGGAATATTTCTGTAGCCTCAGCTGCTATGGCAGATAGTACGAATGAGTCCGAGCGTGCAAGAGGAATGGGGATGATAGGTGCCGGTATTGGTCTCGGTTTTGTATTCGGTCCTCCTTTGAGCGGCTTACTTTCCGGTCTGGACTTGAACCAGTATTTCCCTTTTGGTTTTACCATTTTTTCAGCTTCTATTCTTCTGGGTGTATTCATTGCTTTTTTAAACCTGCTCTTAATCTTCTTCTTATTTGAAGAAACTCTTACCGGTCTCGATGTGGCCCCTTCCCGGCATGGTACCGGCATTCACCCTGTATTCGGACTCAGCAAGAGTGGAGTAAAAGAACTTCCTTTACTTTCCTTGATTTATTTTCTGTTTACCTTTGCCTTTTCCGGTTTTGAATTTTGCATCAACTTCTACCTCGATGGTGTGTATCATTTTGACCCGAGACAGATCGGTTATACCTTTGTGTTTATTGGCATTATCATTATCTTCATACAGGGTGGAGTGATTCGACGAATTTCAGGAAAGATATCAGAGAAGTTGATTTCCTTCTTTGGTGCAGCGAATCTATTCCTCGGACTCATCCTCATTGCCTTTTCCAAAAGTATTCCGATTAGCTTTTTAGCCTTAAGTTTTATTTCCATGGGAAGTGCGTTTTTACATCCGGGTCTGTCTTCACTGGCATCTTTGTTTTCCTCAAGAGAAGAGCAGGGAAAAAACCTCGGAATCCTGAGAGGATTTGGTGCTCTCGCCAGAGCCT from Leptospiraceae bacterium carries:
- a CDS encoding bifunctional nuclease family protein — translated: MDLIEVKISDITLTNVGFAVFLKPREATDSRVVPIFIGPLETHAITSVLDGITPPRPMTHDLMMLILPNLGGQIIKVTIDDIVDNTFYAKLSLRRDEEIFMIDARPSDSIALALRAGAPIYITRKILEEAGVMMNEEDISSESEFQEEEPVSQPRTQLQVLEDELQKAVQKEDYEIAARLRDQIKKIVESS
- a CDS encoding DUF4469 domain-containing protein translates to MIQYGLYPAPNGNTLSNTYHARAITPPSKGMDEVVNRMLEGGSTVTKSDIYAVLNDLKRSIQNIILDGGRVNIEGFCQFYPVFQGVFEDQHDSFDPARHRVEVGATPSQEFKEVVSRAKVGKTKKVKNIPELETFIDVKTGEKNSKIYPATIGVLKGKNLKMDLEKEDEGLFLQNMADQSFIKLDTLSKNTSTELNFLCPFGISENMPYRFELRNRNYSTNPLRTTRMSIELTGAA
- a CDS encoding MFS transporter, with product MMGFSIIFPLFPRLLEHYLAKGKDSFLESILNLARFLGGDESNAYLIILFGGILGSIYSILQFFFSPIWGKVSDNIGRKPVLIATSLGNFLGYILWLYSGSFTIFVLSRVITGIMGGNISVASAAMADSTNESERARGMGMIGAGIGLGFVFGPPLSGLLSGLDLNQYFPFGFTIFSASILLGVFIAFLNLLLIFFLFEETLTGLDVAPSRHGTGIHPVFGLSKSGVKELPLLSLIYFLFTFAFSGFEFCINFYLDGVYHFDPRQIGYTFVFIGIIIIFIQGGVIRRISGKISEKLISFFGAANLFLGLILIAFSKSIPISFLALSFISMGSAFLHPGLSSLASLFSSREEQGKNLGILRGFGALARALSPLCFSILYFRLQHQLTFIISAVIILGVILFIRILDDSEYNIH
- a CDS encoding transposase; this encodes MPAKNELHARVDLSADGLYQAIREEFSKIPDHRVNPSISLTDALMSAFAIFSQKNASLLEFEREKVKNKNLQSIYKIQEIPSDTQMREIVDEVSTGAFRKIYKNLFSKLQRGKVLESYRVLDDYYILSGDGTGFFSSGKIHCKSCLVKNKKSETLYQHMMYGACIVHPDKKEVIPLMFEPITNEDGKTKNDCELNASKRFIEDFRREHPHLKTIFVEDSLFSNAPHIELLKEKNLSFIIGVKEKNHKHLYNQFDKLQELKKTEQLCIEKDGVSHYFSFTNQIFLNETSELKVNILEYKQVDKKEHMIVFSWVTDIEITKENAYELMRIARARWKIENETFNTLKNQGYHFEHNYGHGSKNLSNNFATLMILAFLVDQIQQSSCALFRKALGTFHAKRLFWQKIRNLFEIFEFSSMEQLFQAIAYGFKANISIGQNSS
- a CDS encoding zinc ribbon domain-containing protein, giving the protein MPIYQYSCSSCGKEFEVLQHNSEVHKTCDEVSDCSEKGELKKLVSSFATNVKSSESNFPSCGRNPADCGCMN